A single genomic interval of Bradyrhizobium japonicum USDA 6 harbors:
- a CDS encoding carbamoyltransferase family protein: MYVIGISSGIKHGHHDGAAVLLRDGELIAAAEEERFTLAKHARGELPRGAIGFCLKQAGITMRDVDWICSPLKTYTNYTQRLTEYFRYQFGHSPKIELYDHHLCHAASSFYGSGFSEATVACFDFSGDSSSGLVAHARGNDFRVLTRFGRNNSLGLYYGMLTQYLGYQMTNDEYKVMGLSSYGSPDYLDKFAKLLRPNGINYELDPELDKRRRDAEIFTSDFSTRQERIFTEKMEEILGPRRLRGAPLDQRLTNIAASGQKQLEIVATEVIRSAIAETGCGDVCIAGGVGLNCKMNMEIAAEPSVKRLYVPPVPHDAGVALGAAMMKCAEAGHTIAPLTHAYWGPEYSNDTIKETLDKIGARFERLDDPVSRCVTDLTEQKTVGWFQGRMEYGPRALGNRSILADPRHADMKDRINLTIKYREEFRPFCPSVLYDRQAEYFEDTFDAPFMVVTFPVNEKVAETMPAVVHVDNTARIQSVHADSNPLYSRLIGEFAKATSLPVLINTSLNINEQPTVNAPLEALHTYFCSGLDVLYLGNYRLSKSS; this comes from the coding sequence ATGTATGTGATTGGGATAAGCTCCGGCATCAAGCACGGCCACCACGACGGAGCGGCGGTATTGCTGCGCGACGGCGAGTTGATCGCTGCGGCCGAAGAGGAACGTTTCACGCTGGCCAAGCATGCGCGCGGCGAGCTGCCGCGTGGGGCGATCGGCTTCTGCCTGAAGCAGGCCGGCATCACCATGCGCGACGTCGACTGGATCTGCTCGCCGCTGAAGACCTACACGAACTACACGCAGCGCCTCACCGAATATTTCAGGTACCAGTTCGGTCACAGCCCGAAGATCGAGCTTTACGACCATCACCTCTGTCACGCCGCGAGTTCGTTCTACGGATCAGGTTTTTCCGAGGCGACCGTCGCCTGCTTCGACTTCTCCGGCGATTCCAGCTCCGGCCTCGTCGCCCATGCCCGCGGTAACGACTTCCGCGTGCTGACGCGGTTCGGCCGCAACAACAGTCTCGGGCTCTATTACGGGATGCTGACCCAGTATCTCGGCTATCAGATGACCAATGACGAGTACAAGGTCATGGGTCTGTCGTCCTATGGCAGCCCCGACTATCTCGACAAGTTTGCGAAGTTATTGCGTCCCAACGGCATCAATTACGAACTCGATCCCGAACTCGACAAGCGCCGGCGCGACGCGGAAATCTTCACCAGCGATTTCTCGACGCGGCAGGAGCGCATCTTCACCGAGAAGATGGAGGAGATTCTGGGGCCGCGGCGGCTACGTGGTGCGCCGCTCGACCAGCGGCTGACCAATATCGCCGCGAGCGGCCAGAAGCAGCTCGAGATCGTCGCCACCGAGGTGATCCGCTCCGCGATCGCCGAGACCGGTTGCGGCGACGTCTGCATCGCCGGCGGCGTCGGCCTGAACTGCAAGATGAACATGGAGATCGCGGCCGAGCCGTCCGTGAAGCGTCTCTACGTTCCGCCGGTGCCGCATGATGCGGGCGTGGCGCTGGGCGCCGCGATGATGAAATGCGCGGAGGCTGGCCACACGATCGCGCCGCTGACCCATGCCTATTGGGGACCGGAATATTCCAACGACACGATCAAGGAGACGCTGGACAAGATCGGTGCGCGGTTCGAGCGGCTCGACGATCCAGTGTCGCGCTGCGTCACCGACCTGACGGAGCAGAAGACCGTCGGCTGGTTCCAGGGGCGGATGGAGTATGGTCCGCGCGCGCTCGGCAACCGCTCGATCCTGGCCGATCCGCGCCATGCAGACATGAAGGACCGCATCAACCTCACGATCAAATATCGCGAGGAATTCCGCCCGTTCTGTCCGTCGGTGCTCTACGATCGCCAGGCCGAGTATTTCGAGGACACGTTCGATGCGCCCTTCATGGTGGTGACGTTTCCGGTCAATGAGAAAGTCGCCGAGACCATGCCCGCGGTGGTCCATGTCGACAACACCGCGCGCATCCAGAGCGTCCATGCGGACAGCAATCCGCTCTACAGCCGCCTGATCGGCGAGTTCGCGAAAGCCACGTCGCTGCCGGTCCTGATCAACACCAGCCTCAACATCAACGAGCAGCCGACCGTGAACGCGCCGCTGGAGGCGTTGCATACGTATTTCTGCTCGGGTCTGGACGTGCTGTATCTCGGCAACTATCGACTGTCGAAGTCGAGCTGA
- a CDS encoding phenylacetate--CoA ligase family protein encodes MTAHYDARETREPAAREAELFSRLPDVLRGAMAAPAYAERLKGIDPAAVTSRAALAGLPVLRKSELPALHKASAPFGGFVPAASGSFARLFTSPGPIFEPEGRQADPWRGARALFAAGFRPDDIVLNTFSYHLTPGGFIFDASARALGCAVIPAGPGNTEQQFELIEAYRPVGYSGTPDFLKILLDAAAGSGRDISSIKRALVSGAAFPPSLQAEIKARGIDAYQAFGTADLGLIAFETEAREGMVVNEDLIMEIVKPGTGDPVAPGDVGEIVVTSLDPHHPWIRLALGDLTAAMPGPSKCGRTNMRIKGWMGRADQTTKVKGMFVRPEQVAEIGKRHAALGRLRLVVMRQGEADAMTLRAETAAASDALRDEIAGTLRAVTKLGGNVELVSPGALPNDGKVIVDER; translated from the coding sequence ATGACCGCCCATTACGACGCCCGCGAGACGCGCGAACCAGCCGCGCGCGAGGCGGAGCTGTTCTCCCGCCTGCCGGACGTGCTGCGCGGCGCAATGGCCGCACCCGCCTACGCCGAGCGGCTGAAGGGCATAGATCCGGCCGCCGTGACCTCCAGGGCGGCGCTGGCGGGCCTGCCGGTGCTGCGCAAGTCGGAGCTGCCGGCCCTGCACAAGGCCTCAGCGCCCTTCGGCGGCTTCGTGCCGGCAGCCTCGGGATCGTTCGCGCGCCTCTTCACCTCTCCCGGTCCGATCTTCGAGCCTGAAGGGCGGCAGGCCGATCCCTGGCGCGGTGCGCGGGCGCTGTTCGCAGCAGGGTTCCGCCCCGATGACATCGTGCTCAACACCTTCAGCTACCACCTCACCCCCGGCGGCTTCATCTTCGATGCCTCGGCCCGCGCGCTCGGCTGCGCGGTGATCCCGGCCGGTCCCGGCAATACCGAGCAGCAATTCGAGCTGATCGAGGCCTACCGTCCGGTCGGCTACAGCGGCACGCCGGACTTTCTGAAGATTCTGCTCGATGCCGCAGCAGGCTCGGGGCGCGACATCTCATCGATCAAGCGCGCGCTGGTCTCGGGTGCGGCCTTCCCGCCCTCGCTCCAGGCCGAGATCAAGGCGCGCGGCATCGACGCCTACCAGGCTTTCGGCACCGCCGACCTCGGCCTCATCGCCTTCGAGACCGAGGCGCGCGAGGGCATGGTGGTGAACGAGGATCTCATCATGGAGATCGTCAAACCCGGCACCGGCGATCCCGTCGCGCCGGGCGACGTCGGCGAGATCGTGGTGACCTCGCTCGATCCGCACCATCCCTGGATCCGTCTCGCGCTCGGCGACCTTACCGCGGCGATGCCGGGCCCGAGCAAATGCGGCCGCACCAACATGCGCATCAAGGGCTGGATGGGCCGTGCCGACCAGACCACCAAGGTCAAGGGCATGTTCGTCCGACCCGAGCAGGTCGCCGAGATCGGCAAGCGCCATGCAGCACTCGGCCGCCTGCGCCTCGTCGTCATGCGCCAGGGCGAGGCCGATGCGATGACGCTGCGAGCGGAAACTGCGGCCGCGAGCGACGCCCTGCGCGATGAAATTGCAGGCACCCTGCGCGCGGTGACGAAACTCGGCGGCAATGTCGAGCTGGTCAGCCCGGGCGCGCTGCCGAACGACGGCAAGGTGATCGTGGACGAGCGGTAA
- a CDS encoding AGE family epimerase/isomerase, producing MADEGIIAAGGAADVVARLKRRMIDEALPLWSSVGWDDAAGGFIDRLQLDGTADTSAPRRVFVQARQIWCYAKAAQMGWYPEGRAIALKGLEHLLSKAKAPDGRPGYVHRLAPDGAVLDGRRDAYDHAFILFALAAVYGLDQDAQIRAEIDALLAFLDGHLRSPHGGVHEGLPISLPRRQNPHMHLFEAMIACFDATHDLSFQNRAGEFFALFLANLYDKQKRILTEYFEEDWSKIEPVSVEPGHQAEWVWLLKGFERITGCPTGQRRAELLATALRYRDEATACMVDEGDASGNIRRSTRRLWPQTEMAKAWIAQAESGEAGAADEARAALVRLERHYLSHPVKGGWYDQFDRDGKSLVDTIPASSFYHVLCAVTEAEQVLS from the coding sequence ATGGCGGACGAAGGCATCATTGCGGCGGGTGGGGCGGCGGACGTCGTCGCGCGCCTGAAGCGCCGCATGATCGACGAAGCGCTGCCGCTGTGGTCGTCCGTCGGCTGGGACGATGCGGCAGGCGGTTTCATCGACCGGCTGCAGCTTGACGGCACGGCCGACACGTCCGCGCCGCGGCGCGTGTTCGTGCAGGCGCGCCAGATCTGGTGCTACGCCAAGGCGGCGCAGATGGGCTGGTATCCTGAGGGGCGCGCCATCGCGCTGAAGGGACTGGAGCATCTGCTCAGCAAAGCGAAGGCGCCCGACGGCCGGCCCGGCTACGTGCACCGGCTGGCGCCGGACGGCGCCGTGCTCGACGGCCGGCGTGATGCTTACGACCACGCCTTCATCCTGTTTGCGCTCGCGGCCGTCTACGGGCTCGACCAGGATGCGCAAATTCGCGCCGAGATCGACGCGCTGCTCGCCTTCCTCGACGGCCATCTGCGCTCGCCGCATGGCGGCGTGCATGAAGGCCTGCCGATCTCGCTGCCGCGCCGGCAGAACCCGCACATGCATCTGTTCGAGGCGATGATCGCCTGCTTCGATGCGACCCACGATCTGTCGTTCCAGAACCGCGCCGGCGAATTTTTTGCGCTGTTCCTCGCCAATCTCTACGACAAGCAGAAGCGGATCCTGACGGAATATTTCGAGGAGGACTGGTCCAAGATCGAGCCGGTCAGCGTCGAGCCGGGCCATCAGGCCGAATGGGTCTGGCTGCTGAAAGGGTTTGAACGCATCACGGGTTGCCCGACCGGACAGCGTCGCGCCGAGCTGCTCGCGACCGCGCTGCGCTATCGCGACGAGGCCACGGCTTGCATGGTCGACGAGGGCGATGCCAGCGGCAACATCCGTCGCAGCACGCGCCGGCTGTGGCCGCAGACCGAGATGGCCAAGGCGTGGATCGCGCAGGCCGAGTCCGGCGAGGCGGGCGCTGCGGACGAGGCGCGCGCGGCGCTGGTGCGGCTCGAACGGCATTATCTCAGCCATCCCGTGAAGGGCGGCTGGTACGACCAGTTCGATCGCGACGGCAAATCGCTGGTCGACACCATTCCTGCGTCGTCGTTCTATCATGTTCTCTGCGCAGTCACGGAAGCGGAGCAGGTGCTGAGCTGA
- a CDS encoding ABC transporter ATP-binding protein codes for MSQTIEASRPSPTAVPAPPLLAVRNIEVVYDDVILVLRGLSLDVPKGAIVALLGANGAGKSTTLKAISGLLKTEDGEVTRGEILFEGSAVAGIDPDKIVRRGIFQVMEGRRIVADMTSLENLKLGAFTRRDREVDADLDMVFNYFPRLKERTGLAGYLSGGEQQMLAIGRALMARPKMILMDEPSMGLSPLLVKEVFSIIQKINRDLGVTILLVEQNARAALSVASHGYIMEQGKVVLDGTADELRDNEDVKEFYLGGAGDQRKSFKNLKSFKRRKRWL; via the coding sequence ATGTCCCAAACCATTGAAGCATCCCGCCCCAGCCCGACCGCCGTGCCCGCACCGCCCCTCCTCGCCGTCCGCAACATCGAGGTCGTCTATGACGACGTCATCCTGGTGCTGCGCGGCCTCAGCCTCGACGTGCCCAAGGGCGCGATCGTGGCGTTGTTGGGCGCCAACGGCGCCGGCAAGTCGACGACGCTGAAGGCGATCTCGGGGCTGCTCAAGACCGAGGACGGCGAGGTCACGCGTGGCGAGATCCTGTTCGAGGGCTCCGCCGTCGCCGGCATCGATCCCGACAAGATCGTGCGTCGCGGCATCTTCCAGGTGATGGAGGGCCGGCGCATTGTCGCCGACATGACATCGCTCGAAAACCTCAAGCTCGGCGCCTTCACCCGCAGGGATCGCGAAGTCGATGCCGATCTCGACATGGTCTTCAACTATTTCCCGCGCCTGAAGGAGCGCACCGGCCTTGCCGGTTATCTCTCAGGCGGCGAGCAGCAGATGCTCGCGATCGGCCGCGCGCTGATGGCGCGCCCGAAGATGATCTTGATGGACGAGCCGTCGATGGGCCTGTCGCCGCTGCTGGTGAAAGAGGTGTTCTCGATCATCCAGAAGATCAACCGCGACCTCGGCGTCACCATCCTGCTGGTCGAGCAGAACGCCCGCGCCGCGCTGTCGGTGGCGAGCCACGGCTACATCATGGAGCAGGGCAAGGTCGTGCTCGACGGCACCGCGGACGAACTGCGCGACAACGAGGACGTCAAGGAATTCTACCTCGGCGGCGCCGGCGATCAGCGCAAGAGCTTCAAGAACCTCAAGAGTTTCAAGCGGCGCAAACGGTGGCTGTGA
- a CDS encoding ABC transporter substrate-binding protein codes for MKTKSLLSTASLALAIAAFSAGAQAQIAIGHLADYSGGTSDVGTPYGQAVADTFAWVNKNGGVGGKQLNVDTNDYGYQVPRAIALYKKWSAPDSKVAAIMGWGTADTEALTGFLAQDKIPDLSGSYAAALTDPEGVSGKAKPAPYNFFYGPSYSDSLRAMLMWAAEDWKAKGKPGKPKFVHMGANHPYPNAPKAAGEAMAQELGFEVLPPLVFALAPGDYSAQCLSLKSSGANYAYLGNTAASNISVMKACKTAGVEIQFLGNVWGMDENAAKTAGDAANGVIFPLRTAVSWGGDAPGMKTVMEISKMSDPSGKVYRPVHYIAAVCSALYMKEALDWAAKNGGATGDNVVKGFYQKKDWVPSGMEGVCNASTWTDKDHRGTLKVDLYRTKIAGATDGDLNDLMAKGTIKLEKVKTIELPRKPELLGW; via the coding sequence ATGAAGACAAAATCCCTTTTGAGCACCGCATCGCTTGCGCTGGCGATCGCCGCATTCTCGGCCGGCGCGCAGGCGCAGATCGCGATCGGCCATCTCGCCGATTATTCCGGCGGCACCTCCGACGTCGGCACGCCCTACGGCCAAGCCGTCGCCGACACCTTCGCCTGGGTCAACAAGAACGGCGGCGTCGGCGGCAAGCAGCTCAATGTCGACACCAACGACTACGGCTACCAGGTGCCGCGCGCGATAGCGCTCTACAAGAAATGGTCGGCGCCGGACTCCAAGGTCGCCGCGATCATGGGCTGGGGCACCGCGGACACCGAAGCGCTGACCGGCTTCCTCGCCCAGGACAAGATCCCCGACCTCTCCGGCTCCTATGCCGCAGCCCTCACCGACCCCGAAGGCGTCAGCGGCAAGGCCAAGCCCGCGCCCTACAATTTCTTCTACGGCCCGAGCTACTCGGACTCGCTGCGCGCGATGCTGATGTGGGCGGCCGAGGACTGGAAGGCCAAGGGCAAGCCCGGCAAGCCGAAGTTCGTTCACATGGGCGCCAACCACCCCTATCCGAACGCGCCGAAGGCCGCAGGCGAGGCCATGGCGCAGGAGCTCGGCTTCGAGGTGCTGCCGCCGCTGGTGTTCGCGCTCGCCCCGGGTGACTACAGCGCGCAGTGCCTGAGCCTGAAATCCTCGGGCGCCAACTACGCTTATCTCGGCAACACCGCCGCTTCCAACATCTCGGTGATGAAGGCCTGCAAGACCGCCGGCGTCGAGATCCAGTTCCTCGGCAATGTCTGGGGCATGGACGAGAACGCCGCCAAGACCGCCGGCGATGCCGCCAACGGCGTGATCTTCCCGCTGCGCACCGCAGTGAGCTGGGGCGGCGATGCGCCCGGCATGAAGACGGTGATGGAGATCTCGAAGATGTCCGACCCCAGCGGCAAAGTCTACCGGCCGGTGCACTACATCGCCGCCGTGTGCTCGGCGCTCTACATGAAGGAAGCGCTCGACTGGGCTGCCAAGAACGGCGGCGCCACCGGCGACAACGTCGTGAAGGGCTTCTACCAGAAGAAGGACTGGGTGCCGTCGGGCATGGAAGGCGTCTGCAATGCCTCGACCTGGACCGACAAGGACCACCGCGGCACGCTGAAGGTCGACCTCTATCGCACCAAGATCGCTGGCGCGACCGACGGCGACCTCAACGACCTCATGGCCAAGGGCACGATCAAGCTCGAGAAGGTCAAGACCATCGAGCTGCCGCGCAAGCCGGAACTGCTGGGGTGGTGA
- a CDS encoding branched-chain amino acid ABC transporter permease — translation MAGPALIPAGDFRTSYAADTTIFPTTTSRNFAIIGVLLLCLVPQILGGYWLSILIQIGIFSIAALGLNILVGFTGQISIGHAAFFLLGAFTSAYISNNAPIPVFFAIPLAGVVTALVGLIFGIPAARLKGLYLVIATLAAQYILLDFFSRAEWFTGGSVPASANPFSIFGFTLRGDRQYFYVVLAYVVASYVLVTNLMRTRDGRALVAIRDHYLSAEIMGINLTKYRTLSFGLAAFFAGIAGALYAHYQLVVSQEGFGIERSILFLAMIIIGGTGSIMGTLMGTAFVVLLPETMEFISLYLKGGAIDKALSLNTNITFLREIAIGVIIIAFLMFEPDGLAHRWRQIKAYWKLYPFSH, via the coding sequence ATGGCCGGCCCTGCCCTCATCCCTGCTGGTGATTTCCGCACCTCCTACGCGGCGGACACCACGATCTTCCCGACCACGACCAGCCGCAACTTTGCGATCATCGGCGTGCTGTTGCTCTGCCTCGTGCCGCAAATCCTTGGCGGGTACTGGCTCAGCATCCTGATCCAGATCGGCATCTTCTCGATCGCGGCACTCGGCCTCAACATCCTGGTCGGCTTCACCGGCCAGATCTCGATCGGCCATGCCGCCTTTTTCCTGCTCGGCGCCTTCACCTCGGCCTACATCTCCAACAACGCGCCGATCCCGGTGTTCTTCGCGATCCCGCTTGCGGGTGTCGTCACCGCGCTGGTCGGGCTGATCTTCGGCATTCCGGCGGCGCGACTGAAGGGGCTCTACCTCGTCATCGCAACGCTGGCGGCGCAATACATCTTGCTCGACTTCTTCTCCCGCGCGGAGTGGTTCACCGGCGGCTCGGTGCCGGCCAGCGCCAATCCGTTCTCGATCTTCGGCTTCACCCTGCGCGGCGACAGGCAATATTTCTATGTCGTGCTGGCCTATGTGGTCGCGAGCTACGTCCTCGTCACCAATCTGATGCGCACACGCGACGGCCGCGCGCTGGTGGCGATCCGCGACCATTATCTCTCCGCCGAGATCATGGGCATCAACCTCACCAAATACCGCACGCTGTCGTTCGGCCTGGCCGCCTTCTTCGCCGGCATCGCCGGCGCGCTCTATGCGCACTACCAGCTCGTGGTGTCCCAGGAAGGCTTCGGCATCGAGCGTTCGATCCTGTTCCTCGCCATGATCATCATCGGCGGCACCGGTTCGATCATGGGCACGCTGATGGGCACCGCCTTCGTGGTGCTGTTGCCTGAGACGATGGAATTCATCAGCCTCTACCTGAAGGGCGGCGCGATCGACAAGGCGCTGTCCCTCAACACCAACATCACCTTCCTGCGCGAGATCGCGATCGGAGTGATCATCATCGCGTTCCTGATGTTCGAGCCGGACGGGCTCGCCCATCGCTGGCGACAGATCAAGGCGTACTGGAAACTCTACCCGTTCTCGCATTGA
- a CDS encoding branched-chain amino acid ABC transporter permease, with protein MNTAFLIQLLVNGLVVGTLYGVVAMSFVLIYKATQVVNFAQGELLLVGAWVCWALLAKYQVPFWIGMPMTLVFMFVFGIAIQVLILRPMIGEPIISVIMVTIGLSTVLQATLKWMFGVNPQPFPRVFESQSVSLLGLQIQTVYVMSLVVSVAMMIGMAWFFRASKYGLAMRATAFNQQVAQSLGISVKSVFAMAWAISATVSAVAGVVVAVVNGVSSGLAAYGIKVFPAAILGGLDSVGGAVLGGIIIGLLENIAQYVDSEYLHWGNLYEIAPFYVLIIVLMIKPYGLFGTHDIERI; from the coding sequence ATGAATACCGCCTTCCTCATCCAGCTCCTGGTCAACGGCCTCGTGGTCGGCACGCTCTATGGCGTGGTCGCGATGTCGTTCGTGCTGATCTACAAGGCGACGCAGGTCGTCAACTTCGCGCAAGGTGAACTGCTGCTGGTCGGCGCCTGGGTGTGCTGGGCGCTGCTTGCGAAGTACCAGGTGCCGTTCTGGATCGGCATGCCGATGACGCTGGTGTTCATGTTCGTATTCGGCATCGCGATCCAGGTCCTGATCCTGAGACCGATGATCGGCGAACCCATCATCTCCGTGATCATGGTGACGATCGGCCTCTCGACCGTGCTCCAGGCCACGCTCAAATGGATGTTCGGCGTCAATCCGCAACCGTTCCCGCGCGTGTTCGAGAGCCAGTCGGTCAGCCTGCTCGGGCTTCAGATCCAGACCGTCTATGTCATGAGCCTCGTGGTCTCGGTCGCTATGATGATCGGCATGGCCTGGTTCTTCCGCGCCTCCAAATACGGTCTCGCCATGCGCGCCACCGCGTTCAACCAGCAGGTCGCGCAATCACTCGGCATCTCCGTCAAGAGCGTGTTCGCGATGGCCTGGGCGATCTCCGCGACAGTGTCGGCGGTCGCGGGCGTGGTGGTCGCCGTCGTCAACGGCGTGTCCTCGGGACTTGCAGCATACGGCATCAAGGTGTTCCCGGCGGCGATCCTCGGCGGGCTCGATTCGGTCGGCGGCGCCGTGCTCGGCGGCATCATCATCGGCTTGCTCGAGAACATCGCGCAATATGTCGACAGCGAGTATCTGCACTGGGGCAATCTCTACGAGATCGCACCGTTCTACGTCCTCATCATCGTGCTGATGATCAAGCCCTACGGCCTGTTCGGCACCCACGACATCGAGCGGATCTGA
- a CDS encoding long-chain fatty acid--CoA ligase, with protein MMDYAGRVAQADTYPKMLRLNAREHGNEIALREKDLGLWRVFTWNDYHTRVRDFALGLIELGLGREDVIGIIGDNRPDWVAAEVATHAIGGLSLGLYRDVLDEEASYLLNYGEAQVVFAEDEEQVDKLLALAERVPRLKHIIYSDPRGMRKYDDPRLMSAEAFAELGRGRATREPELYDRLVDATKGEDVAILCTTSGTTSHPKLAMLAAGRVLGHCATYLAFDPKGPDDEYVSVLPLPWIMEQVYVLGKGLLCRMKINFVEEPDTMMNDLREIAPTFVLFAPRVWESIAADVRAKVMDATPFKQRLFDIGMKSGLAALADGKRSSFADAILFRALRDRLGFTRLRSAATGGAALGPDTFKFFQAMGVPLRTLYGQTELLGAYTLHPEGKVDPDTTGVPMADSVEIRIDNADVHGVGEIVVRHPNMFLGYYKNPEASVADIKDGWMLSGDAGYFNDSKQLVVIDRIKDLAETSRGERFSPQFIENKLKFSPYIAEAVVLGAGRDALAAMICIRYSIISKWAEKSRLSFTTYSDLASRPEVYALLKKEVETVNATLPPAQRISRFLLLYKELDADDGELTRTRKVRRSVINEKYEGIINAIYRGDADIPVDTVIRFQDGTTQRVRTTLRVVDLGGHGHMAEAAE; from the coding sequence ATGATGGATTACGCGGGCCGCGTCGCGCAGGCCGACACCTATCCGAAGATGCTGCGGCTCAATGCCAGGGAGCACGGCAACGAGATCGCGTTGCGCGAAAAGGATCTCGGGCTCTGGCGCGTCTTCACCTGGAATGACTACCACACCCGCGTACGCGACTTTGCGCTCGGCCTGATCGAATTGGGCTTGGGGCGCGAGGACGTCATCGGCATCATCGGCGACAACCGGCCGGACTGGGTCGCGGCGGAAGTGGCGACGCACGCCATCGGTGGACTGAGCCTTGGGCTCTATCGCGACGTGCTGGACGAGGAAGCCTCCTACCTCCTCAACTATGGCGAGGCGCAGGTCGTTTTCGCCGAGGACGAAGAGCAGGTCGACAAGCTGCTCGCGCTTGCCGAGCGCGTGCCGCGGCTGAAGCACATCATCTATTCCGATCCGCGCGGCATGCGGAAATACGACGATCCCAGACTGATGTCGGCGGAAGCGTTCGCCGAACTCGGCCGCGGCCGCGCCACGCGTGAGCCGGAGCTCTACGATCGCCTCGTCGATGCCACCAAGGGCGAGGACGTCGCGATTCTCTGCACCACGTCGGGCACCACCTCGCACCCGAAGCTCGCCATGCTCGCCGCCGGCCGCGTGCTCGGCCATTGCGCGACCTATCTCGCCTTCGATCCGAAAGGGCCGGACGACGAATACGTCTCCGTGCTGCCGCTGCCGTGGATCATGGAGCAGGTCTATGTGCTCGGCAAAGGCCTCTTGTGCCGGATGAAGATCAACTTCGTCGAAGAGCCTGATACGATGATGAACGATCTGCGCGAAATCGCGCCGACGTTCGTGCTGTTTGCGCCGCGCGTCTGGGAATCCATCGCCGCCGACGTCCGCGCCAAGGTGATGGACGCGACGCCTTTCAAGCAGCGCCTGTTCGACATCGGCATGAAAAGCGGCCTCGCGGCGCTCGCGGACGGCAAGCGTTCGAGCTTTGCCGACGCAATCCTGTTCCGCGCGCTCCGCGACCGCCTCGGCTTTACCCGCCTGCGTTCGGCCGCGACCGGCGGCGCGGCACTCGGCCCTGACACCTTCAAGTTCTTCCAGGCCATGGGTGTGCCGCTGCGCACGCTCTACGGCCAGACCGAACTGCTAGGAGCCTATACGCTGCACCCCGAGGGCAAGGTCGACCCCGACACGACAGGCGTGCCGATGGCCGACAGCGTCGAGATCCGCATCGACAATGCCGACGTCCACGGCGTCGGCGAGATCGTGGTGCGGCATCCCAACATGTTCCTCGGCTATTACAAGAACCCCGAGGCGAGCGTCGCCGACATCAAGGACGGCTGGATGCTGTCCGGTGACGCCGGCTACTTCAACGATAGCAAGCAGCTCGTCGTCATCGATCGCATCAAGGACCTGGCCGAGACCTCGCGCGGCGAGCGCTTCTCGCCCCAGTTCATCGAGAACAAGCTGAAGTTCTCGCCCTATATCGCCGAAGCCGTAGTGCTGGGCGCCGGCCGCGACGCGCTCGCGGCGATGATCTGCATCCGTTACTCCATCATCTCGAAATGGGCGGAGAAGAGCCGACTCTCGTTCACGACCTACAGCGACCTCGCCTCGCGGCCCGAGGTCTACGCGCTGCTCAAGAAGGAAGTCGAGACCGTCAACGCCACATTGCCGCCGGCTCAACGCATCTCTCGCTTCCTGCTGCTCTACAAGGAGCTGGATGCCGACGACGGCGAGCTCACCCGCACCCGAAAGGTGCGCCGCAGCGTCATCAACGAGAAATACGAAGGCATCATCAACGCGATCTACCGCGGCGATGCCGACATCCCCGTCGACACCGTGATCCGCTTCCAGGACGGCACCACGCAGCGCGTGCGAACGACGCTGCGCGTGGTGGATCTCGGCGGGCACGGCCACATGGCGGAGGCCGCGGAGTGA